In Myxococcus stipitatus, the following are encoded in one genomic region:
- a CDS encoding immunity protein Imm33 domain-containing protein, whose amino-acid sequence MTLNEAQQRVCQRAGAEFSPIPAGTRVAIARNLRSGAMPIYGVRYSTQPGGVGWFFWAGEGELSTDVDYFQALHVEHLEEWCPLVLPYLALPPGWRFLTDGEVDDVWFDQAVLDQPIS is encoded by the coding sequence ATGACGCTGAACGAAGCACAGCAGAGAGTCTGCCAACGAGCAGGGGCGGAGTTCTCGCCCATCCCAGCCGGCACGCGAGTCGCCATCGCGCGAAACCTGAGGTCCGGGGCCATGCCGATCTACGGCGTGCGGTACAGCACCCAGCCGGGAGGCGTCGGCTGGTTCTTCTGGGCGGGAGAAGGTGAGCTCAGTACCGATGTGGACTACTTCCAGGCGCTGCACGTCGAACACCTGGAGGAGTGGTGCCCCCTCGTGTTGCCCTACCTTGCCCTTCCACCTGGGTGGCGGTTCCTGACGGATGGCGAGGTGGATGATGTGTGGTTTGACCAGGCGGTCCTCGACCAACCCATCTCCTGA